The genomic window GGCCGGGCCGACGTCCGGCGCGCACCGAGGAGGCCCCCATCCCCACCGACCAGATCCTGGACGAGGCCGCGCGGGTCGCCGACCTGCTGCTCGAGGTCCAGACCCGGGTGAACGCCCAGATCGACGACACGCTCTCGGACCTGCTGCCCGGCGTCCGCCGGCAGCTCGGCCTCGCGCCGGACGGCGACGTCGACCTGTCCGGCCTGGTCAACGCCCGGATCACCGGCCTGAGCGTCGTCGTCACCCCGGCGGCGGTCGCGACCGTGGTGCCGCTGTCCGCGGCGTCGGCCGCCACGACCGGAGCCGCCCGCCGCGCCGTCACCCGGATCCTCACCGGCGACGACGACCGCCTCGTCGTGATCGCCGGCCCCTGCTCGATCCACGACCCGGCCGCGGCGCTGGAGTACGCCGCCTTCCTGGCCCGCATGCGGGAGCGGCACGGCGGTGACCTCGAGATCCTCATGCGCACCTACACCGAGAAGCCGCGCACCGAGGTCGACTGGAAGGGCTTCGCCTACGACCCGTTCCTCGACGGGTCCAGCCGGATCAGCGTCGGGCTCGTGGCCACCCGCATGCTCATGGCCCGCATCACCGACCTCGGCGTGCCGGTCGCGGCCGAGCCGCTGAACGCCCTCACGCCGCAGTACGTCAACGGCCTGGTCACCTACAACGGCGTCGGTGCCCGCA from Geodermatophilus normandii includes these protein-coding regions:
- a CDS encoding 3-deoxy-7-phosphoheptulonate synthase — its product is MNAQIDDTLSDLLPGVRRQLGLAPDGDVDLSGLVNARITGLSVVVTPAAVATVVPLSAASAATTGAARRAVTRILTGDDDRLVVIAGPCSIHDPAAALEYAAFLARMRERHGGDLEILMRTYTEKPRTEVDWKGFAYDPFLDGSSRISVGLVATRMLMARITDLGVPVAAEPLNALTPQYVNGLVTYNGVGARNVTDQTARERVSGFSSVVGFKNSPEGSIDAAISAVLTARAPHEFLGVDAHGVSAQLSTTGNDTGHVILRGAKDGPNYSAAHVAETRRRLAARGLPEVVVVDASHGNSLKDHRRQPGVVRDLAGQVAGGESAIRGVMIESHLVAGRQDLDQRHPERLEYGLSVTDSCVDPATTEDMLAELAGAVRARRG